Proteins encoded in a region of the Dromaius novaehollandiae isolate bDroNov1 chromosome 18, bDroNov1.hap1, whole genome shotgun sequence genome:
- the RAB37 gene encoding ras-related protein Rab-37 isoform X1 codes for MSGPGGAATLEAPPTGPGAAKESSGPPPTGPGAAKESSGPPATGTGDAPADTGAPAVPHHRAPSPPQDYELAGKVMLLGDSGVGKTCFLTRFKDGVFLSGTFIATVGIDFRNKVVAVDGVKVKLQIWDTAGQERFRSVTHAYYRDAQALLLLYDITSRLSFDNIRAWLTEIHEYAQKDVVIMLLGNKADVSGERAVRTEDGASLAREYGVPFMETSAKTGMNVELAFLAVAKELKQRAARQPDEPRFQIHDYVEAQKEKPGCCAFA; via the exons atgagcggccccggcggggcggcgacCCTCGAGGCCCCCCCGACGGGCCCCGGGGCCGCTAAGGAGAGCTCCGGGCCCCCCCCGACGGGCCCCGGGGCCGCTAAGGAGAGCTCCGGGCCCCCCGCGACGGGCACCGGGGACGCTCCGGCGGACACCGGGGCCCCGGCGGTCCCTCATCACCGCGCCCCGTCGCCGCCGCAGGACTACGAGCTGGCCGGCAAG GTGATGTTACTGGGAGACTCAGGCGTGGGCAAGACCTGCTTCCTGACCCGCTTCAAGGACGGGGTCTTCCTCTCCGGGACCTTCATAGCCACCGTGGGCATAGATTTCCGG AACAAGGTGGTGGCCGTGGACGGCGTCAAAGTGAAGCTGCAG ATCTGGGACACGGCGGGACAGGAGCGCTTCCGCAGCGTCACCCACGCCTACTACAGGGACGCCCAAG CCTTGCTCCTGCTCTACGATATCACCAGCCGGCTCTCCTTCGACAACATCCGC GCCTGGCTCACGGAGATCCACGAGTACGCCCAGAAGGACGTGGTCATCATGCTGCTGGGCAATAAG GCCGACGTGAGCGGCGAGAGGGCCGTCAGGACGGAGGACGGAGCCTCGCTGGCCAGG GAGTACGGCGTGCCCTTCATGGAGACCAGCGCCAAGACGGGCATGAACGTGGAGCTGGCCTTCCTGGCCGTCGCCAA gGAGCTCAAGCAGCGAGCGGCGCGGCAGCCGGACGAGCCCCGCTTCCAGATCCACGACTACGTCGAGGCGCAGAAGGAGAAGCCCGGCTGCTGCGCCTTCGCCTga
- the RAB37 gene encoding ras-related protein Rab-37 isoform X4, with the protein MSGPGGAATLEAPPTGPGAAKESSGPPPTGPGAAKESSGPPATGTGDAPADTGAPAVPHHRAPSPPQDYELAGKNKVVAVDGVKVKLQIWDTAGQERFRSVTHAYYRDAQALLLLYDITSRLSFDNIRAWLTEIHEYAQKDVVIMLLGNKADVSGERAVRTEDGASLAREYGVPFMETSAKTGMNVELAFLAVAKELKQRAARQPDEPRFQIHDYVEAQKEKPGCCAFA; encoded by the exons atgagcggccccggcggggcggcgacCCTCGAGGCCCCCCCGACGGGCCCCGGGGCCGCTAAGGAGAGCTCCGGGCCCCCCCCGACGGGCCCCGGGGCCGCTAAGGAGAGCTCCGGGCCCCCCGCGACGGGCACCGGGGACGCTCCGGCGGACACCGGGGCCCCGGCGGTCCCTCATCACCGCGCCCCGTCGCCGCCGCAGGACTACGAGCTGGCCGGCAAG AACAAGGTGGTGGCCGTGGACGGCGTCAAAGTGAAGCTGCAG ATCTGGGACACGGCGGGACAGGAGCGCTTCCGCAGCGTCACCCACGCCTACTACAGGGACGCCCAAG CCTTGCTCCTGCTCTACGATATCACCAGCCGGCTCTCCTTCGACAACATCCGC GCCTGGCTCACGGAGATCCACGAGTACGCCCAGAAGGACGTGGTCATCATGCTGCTGGGCAATAAG GCCGACGTGAGCGGCGAGAGGGCCGTCAGGACGGAGGACGGAGCCTCGCTGGCCAGG GAGTACGGCGTGCCCTTCATGGAGACCAGCGCCAAGACGGGCATGAACGTGGAGCTGGCCTTCCTGGCCGTCGCCAA gGAGCTCAAGCAGCGAGCGGCGCGGCAGCCGGACGAGCCCCGCTTCCAGATCCACGACTACGTCGAGGCGCAGAAGGAGAAGCCCGGCTGCTGCGCCTTCGCCTga
- the RAB37 gene encoding ras-related protein Rab-37 isoform X3, protein MWLWVEIPPRAGPKTILVGDSGVGKTSLLVQFDQGKFIPGSFSATVGIGFTVMLLGDSGVGKTCFLTRFKDGVFLSGTFIATVGIDFRNKVVAVDGVKVKLQIWDTAGQERFRSVTHAYYRDAQALLLLYDITSRLSFDNIRAWLTEIHEYAQKDVVIMLLGNKADVSGERAVRTEDGASLAREYGVPFMETSAKTGMNVELAFLAVAKELKQRAARQPDEPRFQIHDYVEAQKEKPGCCAFA, encoded by the exons ATGTGGTTGTGGGTGGAAATCCCTCCCCGGGCAGGACCAAAG ACCATCCTGGTTGGAGACAGCGGCGTGGGGAAGACGTCCCTGCTCGTCCAGTTTGACCAGGGCAAGTTTATCCCAGGCTCCTTCTCTGCCACCGTGGGCATCGGATTCACG GTGATGTTACTGGGAGACTCAGGCGTGGGCAAGACCTGCTTCCTGACCCGCTTCAAGGACGGGGTCTTCCTCTCCGGGACCTTCATAGCCACCGTGGGCATAGATTTCCGG AACAAGGTGGTGGCCGTGGACGGCGTCAAAGTGAAGCTGCAG ATCTGGGACACGGCGGGACAGGAGCGCTTCCGCAGCGTCACCCACGCCTACTACAGGGACGCCCAAG CCTTGCTCCTGCTCTACGATATCACCAGCCGGCTCTCCTTCGACAACATCCGC GCCTGGCTCACGGAGATCCACGAGTACGCCCAGAAGGACGTGGTCATCATGCTGCTGGGCAATAAG GCCGACGTGAGCGGCGAGAGGGCCGTCAGGACGGAGGACGGAGCCTCGCTGGCCAGG GAGTACGGCGTGCCCTTCATGGAGACCAGCGCCAAGACGGGCATGAACGTGGAGCTGGCCTTCCTGGCCGTCGCCAA gGAGCTCAAGCAGCGAGCGGCGCGGCAGCCGGACGAGCCCCGCTTCCAGATCCACGACTACGTCGAGGCGCAGAAGGAGAAGCCCGGCTGCTGCGCCTTCGCCTga
- the RAB37 gene encoding ras-related protein Rab-37 isoform X2 produces the protein MEAGGGAGGAGYDETLLHKTILVGDSGVGKTSLLVQFDQGKFIPGSFSATVGIGFTVMLLGDSGVGKTCFLTRFKDGVFLSGTFIATVGIDFRNKVVAVDGVKVKLQIWDTAGQERFRSVTHAYYRDAQALLLLYDITSRLSFDNIRAWLTEIHEYAQKDVVIMLLGNKADVSGERAVRTEDGASLAREYGVPFMETSAKTGMNVELAFLAVAKELKQRAARQPDEPRFQIHDYVEAQKEKPGCCAFA, from the exons atggaggccggcggcggcgcggggggggccggctaCGACGAGACTCTGCTGCACAAG ACCATCCTGGTTGGAGACAGCGGCGTGGGGAAGACGTCCCTGCTCGTCCAGTTTGACCAGGGCAAGTTTATCCCAGGCTCCTTCTCTGCCACCGTGGGCATCGGATTCACG GTGATGTTACTGGGAGACTCAGGCGTGGGCAAGACCTGCTTCCTGACCCGCTTCAAGGACGGGGTCTTCCTCTCCGGGACCTTCATAGCCACCGTGGGCATAGATTTCCGG AACAAGGTGGTGGCCGTGGACGGCGTCAAAGTGAAGCTGCAG ATCTGGGACACGGCGGGACAGGAGCGCTTCCGCAGCGTCACCCACGCCTACTACAGGGACGCCCAAG CCTTGCTCCTGCTCTACGATATCACCAGCCGGCTCTCCTTCGACAACATCCGC GCCTGGCTCACGGAGATCCACGAGTACGCCCAGAAGGACGTGGTCATCATGCTGCTGGGCAATAAG GCCGACGTGAGCGGCGAGAGGGCCGTCAGGACGGAGGACGGAGCCTCGCTGGCCAGG GAGTACGGCGTGCCCTTCATGGAGACCAGCGCCAAGACGGGCATGAACGTGGAGCTGGCCTTCCTGGCCGTCGCCAA gGAGCTCAAGCAGCGAGCGGCGCGGCAGCCGGACGAGCCCCGCTTCCAGATCCACGACTACGTCGAGGCGCAGAAGGAGAAGCCCGGCTGCTGCGCCTTCGCCTga
- the RAB37 gene encoding ras-related protein Rab-37 isoform X5, producing the protein MEAGGGAGGAGYDETLLHKTILVGDSGVGKTSLLVQFDQGKFIPGSFSATVGIGFTNKVVAVDGVKVKLQIWDTAGQERFRSVTHAYYRDAQALLLLYDITSRLSFDNIRAWLTEIHEYAQKDVVIMLLGNKADVSGERAVRTEDGASLAREYGVPFMETSAKTGMNVELAFLAVAKELKQRAARQPDEPRFQIHDYVEAQKEKPGCCAFA; encoded by the exons atggaggccggcggcggcgcggggggggccggctaCGACGAGACTCTGCTGCACAAG ACCATCCTGGTTGGAGACAGCGGCGTGGGGAAGACGTCCCTGCTCGTCCAGTTTGACCAGGGCAAGTTTATCCCAGGCTCCTTCTCTGCCACCGTGGGCATCGGATTCACG AACAAGGTGGTGGCCGTGGACGGCGTCAAAGTGAAGCTGCAG ATCTGGGACACGGCGGGACAGGAGCGCTTCCGCAGCGTCACCCACGCCTACTACAGGGACGCCCAAG CCTTGCTCCTGCTCTACGATATCACCAGCCGGCTCTCCTTCGACAACATCCGC GCCTGGCTCACGGAGATCCACGAGTACGCCCAGAAGGACGTGGTCATCATGCTGCTGGGCAATAAG GCCGACGTGAGCGGCGAGAGGGCCGTCAGGACGGAGGACGGAGCCTCGCTGGCCAGG GAGTACGGCGTGCCCTTCATGGAGACCAGCGCCAAGACGGGCATGAACGTGGAGCTGGCCTTCCTGGCCGTCGCCAA gGAGCTCAAGCAGCGAGCGGCGCGGCAGCCGGACGAGCCCCGCTTCCAGATCCACGACTACGTCGAGGCGCAGAAGGAGAAGCCCGGCTGCTGCGCCTTCGCCTga
- the RAB37 gene encoding ras-related protein Rab-37 isoform X6 translates to MWLWVEIPPRAGPKTILVGDSGVGKTSLLVQFDQGKFIPGSFSATVGIGFTNKVVAVDGVKVKLQIWDTAGQERFRSVTHAYYRDAQALLLLYDITSRLSFDNIRAWLTEIHEYAQKDVVIMLLGNKADVSGERAVRTEDGASLAREYGVPFMETSAKTGMNVELAFLAVAKELKQRAARQPDEPRFQIHDYVEAQKEKPGCCAFA, encoded by the exons ATGTGGTTGTGGGTGGAAATCCCTCCCCGGGCAGGACCAAAG ACCATCCTGGTTGGAGACAGCGGCGTGGGGAAGACGTCCCTGCTCGTCCAGTTTGACCAGGGCAAGTTTATCCCAGGCTCCTTCTCTGCCACCGTGGGCATCGGATTCACG AACAAGGTGGTGGCCGTGGACGGCGTCAAAGTGAAGCTGCAG ATCTGGGACACGGCGGGACAGGAGCGCTTCCGCAGCGTCACCCACGCCTACTACAGGGACGCCCAAG CCTTGCTCCTGCTCTACGATATCACCAGCCGGCTCTCCTTCGACAACATCCGC GCCTGGCTCACGGAGATCCACGAGTACGCCCAGAAGGACGTGGTCATCATGCTGCTGGGCAATAAG GCCGACGTGAGCGGCGAGAGGGCCGTCAGGACGGAGGACGGAGCCTCGCTGGCCAGG GAGTACGGCGTGCCCTTCATGGAGACCAGCGCCAAGACGGGCATGAACGTGGAGCTGGCCTTCCTGGCCGTCGCCAA gGAGCTCAAGCAGCGAGCGGCGCGGCAGCCGGACGAGCCCCGCTTCCAGATCCACGACTACGTCGAGGCGCAGAAGGAGAAGCCCGGCTGCTGCGCCTTCGCCTga
- the LOC112982478 gene encoding CMRF35-like molecule 7, whose protein sequence is MQLAAEAAGASERGRMREGLLLWTWLLLPGCRALTGPAEASGPLGGTVSVPCAYRPELAGAVKYWCRGSSWLSCSVLVETTAGGDEARGDRVRLRDDRARHVFVVTMENLTAGDGDTYWCGVQLLWHDPMLRVAVSVLPAPNTTEHPLHTPGQEEPTPAASSPWDPLVPASTASTLDSSSPWARAPGLAVLVLLPSVALVLGIAVGLRLRRASPAKSSGGRDAERRGNKDHQGPRGWGQAAAPPNLYTNTRQELDSPEDDYENSPAMRQDLEKRHEVSFPSARSSALDPQPIYINAWPAGPRSGPRSQAGKGIR, encoded by the exons ATGCAGctggcggcggaggcggccggaGCCAGCGAGCGGGGCAGGATGCGGGAAGGGCTCCTGCTCTGGACCTGGCTTCTCCTCCCAG GGTGCCGGGCGCTGACGGGCCCCGCGGAGGCCAGCGGGCCCCTGGGCGGCACCGTGTCGGTGCCCTGCGCCTACAGGCCGGAGCTGGCGGGGGCTGTGAAATACTGGTGCCGGGGCAGCAGCTGGCTCAGCTGCTCCGTCCTCGTGGAGACGACGGCCGGCGGGGACGAGGCGAGGGGGGACAGGGTGCGGCTGCGGGACGACCGCGCTCGGCACGTGTTCGTGGTGACCATGGAGAACCTGACGGCGGGCGACGGGGACACGTACTGGTGCGGGGTCCAGCTGCTGTGGCACGACCCCATGCTGCGCGTCGCCGTGTCCGTCCTGCCAG CGCCCAACACGACGGAGCACCCCCTCCACACGCCGGGGCAGGAGGAGCCCACGCCGGCTGCCAGCTCCCCGTGGGATCCCCTGGTGCCGGCGAGCACTGCCTCCACGCTCGACAGCAGCAGCCCGTGGGCCCG CGCCCCAGGCCTGGCTGTCTTGGTCCTGCTGCCGTCCGTGGCGCTGGTTCTGGGCATCGCTGTCGGCCTCAGGCTGAGAAGGGCATCGCCAGCAAAGAGCAGCG GTGGCCGGGACGCGGAGAGGAGGGGGAACAAGGACCACCAG GgccccaggggctgggggcaggcggCCGCTCCCCCCAACCTCTACACGAACACCAGGCAGGAGCTCGACTCGCCCGAGGATGACTATGAGAACAGCCCGGCCATGCGCCAG GACTTAGAGAAGAGACATGAGGTTTCCTTCCCCAGCGCAAGAAGCTCTGCTCTGGATCCCCAGCCGATCTACATCAACGCGTGGCCGGCCGGTCCCCGCTCAGGCCCTCGATCCCAGGCAGGGAAAGGCATCCGATGA
- the LOC135330281 gene encoding CMRF35-like molecule 2 gives MRTSPGWGWLLLPVCRALVAPREVSGRLGETLSLQCWYARGYEGYNKYWCRGASRDSCRKVVETAGPDAPRQRGRVSITDNRVFCVILLTVERLAEEDAGSYWCGVERLGRDLMEPVRVVVLPGPAAVPSSQQDFVNTAPSATSAALPTTPTAWTPVVSTVTARMELPNATSTAAPGSPGPARTIVVPSVVLGSLLAAVGSAALVWTLAGRRKEAQQSPPGEVPPPYSNANAVAVVEGPPGTPGLGHLYGASPAEPARPR, from the exons ATGAGGACGTCCCCGGGCTGGGGCTGGCTCCTGCTCCCAG TTTGCAGGGCTTTGGTCGCCCCCAGGGAGGTGAGCGGGCGGCTGGGCGAGACGCTCTCCCTCCAGTGCTGGTACGCCAGGGGCTACGAGGGCTACAACAAGTACTGGTGCCGCGGGGCCTCGCGGGACTCCTGCCGCAAGGTCGTCGAGACGGCGGGGCCCGACgcgccccggcagcgcggccgcgtCTCCATCACCGACAACCGCGTCTTCTGCGTGATCCTGCTGACCGTAGAGCGCCTCGCCGAGGAGGACGCCGGGAGCTACTGGTGCGGGGTCGAGAGGCTGGGCAGGGACCTCATGGAGCCCGTCAGGGTGGTGGTCTTGCCAG GGCCAGCTGCAgtccccagctcccagcaggacTTTGTCAACACGGCTCCATCAGCTACCTCGGCAGCCCTCCCCACCACCCCAACGGCGTGGACGCCCGTGGTCTCCACCGTCACGGCCAGGATGGAGCTTCCCAACGCCACCAGCACGGCCGCCCCAGG CTCTCCCGGGCCAGCCCGGACCATCGTGGTGCCCAGCGTAGTGCTGGGGTCCCTGCTGGCTGCCGTGGGCTCTGCCGCGCTCGTCTGGACCCTCGccgggaggaggaaggaag cccagcagagcccccccGGAGAGGTGCCACCCCCTTACAGCAACGCCAACGCAGTCGCCGTGGTGGAGGGgccccccggcaccccggggCTCGGCCACCTCTACGGCGCATCCCCGGCGGAG CCGGCCCGCCCCCGCTGA